In Urechidicola croceus, a single window of DNA contains:
- a CDS encoding DUF302 domain-containing protein, with translation MNYYFNKTINGTFEEVIEKVTQGLKEEGFGILTEIDVTETLKKKLDIDFKKYRILGACNPPYAHKALQAEDKIGTMLPCNVIVQEIEAGIIEVAAVNPMASMQAVKNEKLNEVASEITAMLENVIEKL, from the coding sequence ATGAACTATTATTTTAATAAAACAATCAATGGAACCTTCGAAGAGGTCATCGAGAAAGTGACACAAGGATTAAAGGAAGAAGGTTTTGGAATCCTTACAGAAATTGATGTAACAGAAACACTAAAGAAAAAACTGGATATAGACTTTAAAAAGTATAGGATACTCGGAGCTTGTAATCCGCCCTATGCACATAAAGCTTTGCAAGCAGAAGATAAAATTGGAACGATGTTGCCCTGCAATGTCATAGTACAGGAAATCGAAGCAGGTATCATTGAAGTTGCGGCCGTAAACCCAATGGCATCAATGCAAGCTGTAAAAAATGAAAAATTGAATGAGGTAGCCAGCGAAATAACTGCAATGTTGGAAAACGTCATTGAAAAATTATAA
- a CDS encoding DUF3347 domain-containing protein: protein MSKLKSTLGIVAIAFITLTVMSCKDNSKEQNSTDGDHSQMNHDNSDGHHDGEKKEMAMSGDSNAQAVLNDYFNLKNALVGDDNGKAKELGATLATSLGNFDASQYTDTQQSELKDIVEDAVEHAEHISESDIAHQREHFKVLSKDVIDMVAITGAEMKLYEQFCPMYDGGTAWLSTKEEVRNPYYGSQMLKCGKVQREIN from the coding sequence ATGAGCAAATTAAAATCAACATTAGGTATAGTTGCGATAGCATTCATAACCTTAACAGTAATGTCTTGTAAAGACAACAGCAAAGAACAAAATAGCACGGATGGAGACCATTCACAAATGAACCACGATAACAGTGATGGTCATCACGACGGCGAAAAGAAGGAAATGGCAATGAGTGGAGATAGTAATGCGCAAGCGGTATTAAATGACTATTTCAACTTAAAGAATGCGTTGGTGGGAGATGATAATGGCAAAGCCAAAGAACTTGGGGCAACCCTCGCAACATCCTTAGGAAATTTTGACGCCTCACAATATACCGATACCCAGCAATCGGAATTAAAGGATATTGTTGAGGATGCAGTTGAACACGCAGAACACATTTCAGAAAGTGATATAGCACACCAGCGCGAACATTTTAAAGTTTTAAGTAAAGATGTAATAGATATGGTAGCTATAACAGGAGCAGAGATGAAGCTTTACGAGCAGTTTTGCCCTATGTATGATGGCGGTACAGCTTGGCTAAGTACTAAAGAGGAAGTGCGCAATCCATACTATGGTAGTCAAATGTTAAAATGCGGCAAAGTACAACGTGAAATTAACTAA
- a CDS encoding heme-binding domain-containing protein — protein sequence MKIVKIIAIILLVAFVGIQFIPTTRNQSDTVPSTDFMLVNNVPETIQKKLQVSCYDCHSNNTQYPWYNKIQPVAWFLEDHIKEGKAELNFNEWDSLSSRRKASKLRSIIKQIENDEMPLDSYTLIHSEATFTEAEAEELINFITQLKDSL from the coding sequence ATGAAAATTGTAAAGATTATAGCAATAATACTACTGGTAGCGTTCGTGGGAATTCAATTTATTCCCACTACACGCAATCAAAGTGATACTGTACCGTCAACTGATTTTATGCTGGTCAATAATGTACCAGAAACTATTCAAAAAAAGTTACAGGTATCCTGCTATGATTGCCACAGCAATAATACTCAATACCCTTGGTATAATAAGATTCAACCTGTTGCTTGGTTTTTGGAAGACCATATTAAAGAAGGCAAAGCTGAACTTAATTTCAACGAATGGGATTCATTATCCAGCCGAAGAAAAGCAAGTAAGTTAAGGTCTATTATCAAGCAGATTGAAAATGACGAAATGCCTTTGGATTCTTACACTTTGATACATAGTGAGGCAACATTTACAGAAGCTGAAGCAGAAGAGTTAATCAATTTTATCACACAATTAAAAGATAGTTTATAA
- a CDS encoding DUF3347 domain-containing protein: protein MKNLKMSIAAMLLLAVSFTNAQEKEKMNHDHGDMKMDHNKMMNKNSDAKAEAILSDYFNLKDALVADDTKKAAQAGTKLVATLKAFDMGSYTKEQQKELADIIEDATEHAEHISESAIDHQREHFKTLSKDIADMVAITGTKSTLYEQFCPMYDKGSAWLSTSNEVRNPYYGSKMLKCGKVQKTIQ, encoded by the coding sequence ATGAAAAATTTAAAAATGAGTATTGCAGCAATGCTATTGTTAGCAGTTTCTTTTACCAATGCACAGGAAAAAGAAAAAATGAACCACGATCACGGAGATATGAAAATGGACCATAACAAAATGATGAATAAAAATAGTGACGCAAAAGCAGAAGCTATTTTAAGTGATTACTTTAATTTAAAAGATGCTTTAGTTGCGGACGATACAAAAAAGGCAGCACAAGCAGGAACCAAATTGGTAGCCACTCTTAAAGCATTTGATATGGGTAGTTATACAAAAGAACAGCAAAAAGAGCTTGCTGATATCATAGAAGATGCTACCGAGCACGCAGAACATATTTCTGAAAGTGCCATAGACCACCAACGCGAGCACTTTAAAACGTTAAGTAAGGATATTGCTGATATGGTAGCTATTACGGGTACAAAAAGCACGTTATACGAGCAATTTTGCCCAATGTATGATAAAGGTAGTGCTTGGTTAAGTACAAGTAACGAAGTTAGAAACCCGTATTACGGAAGCAAAATGCTTAAATGTGGAAAAGTTCAAAAAACTATTCAATAG
- a CDS encoding potassium channel family protein, whose protein sequence is MNTIEKSERIGFYKQLFKKVLLTASIVIALSLSYILWVGVDSASQFLPFIIVGLALVKTIFIVRLTFIQLSKIIGESHQLTHVLTLFGVLIILIVLSFSADYHALYTLNPENFKSSTALNGSFSLQFFEFLYFSLITFSSVGFGDIVPLNIAGKLLVMMEVFLSFLVLVFGIANINRIHVNK, encoded by the coding sequence GTGAACACAATAGAAAAATCTGAAAGAATTGGCTTTTACAAGCAACTGTTTAAAAAGGTATTGCTTACTGCAAGTATAGTGATTGCTCTATCGTTAAGTTATATACTATGGGTAGGTGTAGATTCCGCCAGCCAATTTCTACCCTTTATAATTGTTGGTTTGGCTTTGGTCAAAACCATTTTTATCGTAAGGCTCACTTTTATACAGTTAAGTAAAATAATAGGCGAAAGTCATCAGCTAACCCACGTTCTTACTTTATTTGGGGTATTGATTATTTTGATTGTCCTTTCGTTTTCAGCAGATTATCACGCTTTATATACTTTGAACCCTGAAAATTTTAAATCGAGTACAGCGCTCAATGGCTCATTTTCATTACAGTTTTTTGAGTTTTTATATTTCAGCTTAATTACTTTTTCATCGGTTGGCTTCGGAGATATTGTACCATTGAATATTGCAGGTAAACTATTGGTAATGATGGAAGTTTTCTTGAGCTTTTTAGTATTGGTATTTGGTATTGCAAACATTAATAGAATTCACGTTAACAAATAA
- a CDS encoding YybH family protein, translated as MKVLKIITLVTVLISTVSITNAQNDKDSKDKEDVIAVMKAYKDALQNLTTERTFELFTEDSKVFESGGVEGSYAHYIEHHLGPELGYFKKFEFSDYEIDAEVDLPYAFTTETYIYTIVLNPDEKGESRTIKKKGVATSILKKMDGKWKIIKTHSSSRNVK; from the coding sequence ATGAAAGTACTTAAAATTATTACACTCGTAACTGTTCTCATTTCAACAGTCAGCATTACCAATGCACAGAATGATAAAGATTCTAAAGATAAAGAAGATGTTATCGCAGTAATGAAAGCTTACAAAGATGCACTACAAAACTTAACGACCGAGAGGACATTTGAACTATTTACAGAAGATTCAAAAGTATTTGAATCTGGTGGTGTAGAAGGCTCGTATGCGCACTATATAGAACACCATTTGGGGCCTGAGTTGGGGTATTTCAAAAAATTTGAATTTTCAGATTATGAAATTGATGCGGAAGTAGATTTGCCTTATGCATTTACTACTGAAACCTACATCTACACTATCGTGCTCAATCCAGATGAAAAAGGCGAAAGTAGAACGATAAAGAAAAAAGGAGTAGCGACGTCTATCTTAAAAAAGATGGATGGTAAATGGAAGATTATTAAAACACATTCTTCGTCAAGAAATGTAAAATAA
- a CDS encoding permease: MSEFLKQWGEAAYTTTGFFWMALWAFILGYIISSMIQIFVTEKRMQKTMNESEGKSVLLGTFFGFISSSCSFSALAGTKSIFKKGASFVSSIAFLLASTNLVIELGIIISIFLGWQFVVGEYVGGILLILISWILIRIINPKKLIEKARKNLENEDDDSMDDSKDWKKQIKKEDSWARVAKKYKMEWQMVWKDVTVGFTIAGIVAAFVPDSFFQTLFINSGQGNTDFTFLEILEHIVVGPIAAFLTFIGSMGNIPLAALLFGKGVSFAGVMAFIFSDLVVFPVLRINAKYYGWKMSLFILFLLFTALIGTALALHYSFDLLGMLPDTSQVKIQDKEHFKIDYTFYLNMAFLAISGYLIYLGFFKRKDVKHSMSEMAPKSPLLESVLKYAAYICYIWLAGGLIVKFFVN, translated from the coding sequence GTGAGCGAATTCTTAAAACAATGGGGCGAAGCAGCCTATACGACCACTGGATTTTTCTGGATGGCACTTTGGGCTTTCATTTTGGGCTATATCATCAGTAGTATGATACAGATTTTTGTGACTGAAAAAAGGATGCAAAAAACAATGAACGAGAGTGAAGGTAAAAGTGTACTCTTAGGCACGTTTTTCGGCTTTATAAGCAGCTCGTGTAGTTTTTCGGCTTTAGCGGGCACAAAATCTATCTTTAAAAAAGGTGCAAGCTTTGTGTCTTCCATTGCCTTTCTTCTTGCATCGACCAATCTGGTCATTGAGCTTGGAATCATCATTTCCATATTTTTGGGATGGCAGTTTGTAGTAGGCGAATATGTAGGTGGAATCCTTTTAATTCTTATTTCGTGGATTTTGATACGAATAATCAATCCTAAAAAGCTCATAGAAAAAGCGCGCAAGAATTTAGAGAACGAAGATGACGATTCAATGGATGATTCCAAAGATTGGAAAAAACAAATCAAGAAAGAAGATAGTTGGGCAAGGGTTGCCAAAAAATATAAGATGGAATGGCAGATGGTATGGAAGGACGTTACCGTTGGCTTCACCATTGCAGGTATCGTCGCAGCCTTCGTTCCCGATTCTTTCTTCCAGACACTATTTATCAATAGTGGTCAGGGCAATACAGATTTTACCTTTCTTGAAATATTGGAACATATCGTTGTAGGACCTATTGCCGCATTTTTGACTTTTATTGGCTCAATGGGTAATATTCCGTTGGCGGCATTGCTTTTTGGAAAGGGCGTGAGTTTTGCAGGGGTTATGGCTTTTATTTTTAGTGATTTGGTAGTCTTTCCTGTACTTCGTATTAACGCCAAGTATTATGGGTGGAAAATGTCGCTGTTCATTTTATTCTTACTGTTTACGGCATTAATAGGAACAGCTTTGGCTCTGCATTACTCTTTCGATTTGTTGGGTATGTTGCCTGACACATCACAAGTTAAAATACAGGACAAAGAGCATTTCAAAATTGACTATACCTTCTATTTGAATATGGCTTTTCTCGCAATTTCAGGATATCTCATATACTTAGGGTTTTTCAAGAGAAAGGATGTAAAGCACTCAATGAGCGAAATGGCACCGAAAAGTCCATTGCTTGAAAGTGTTTTAAAATATGCGGCCTATATCTGTTATATATGGTTGGCAGGTGGACTGATTGTAAAATTTTTCGTGAATTAA
- a CDS encoding PepSY domain-containing protein → MVNRKTAKWIRKAHRYLGIFLGIQFLMWTISGMYFSWTDIDEIHGDQFKKVAPKQKSFNDLLGTSQLDTEQPIQTLELLEIANEPYYWINETQLINARTGHKKNGVSEEEAQEVANRYMLTDLKIAEIQRVDTVGQHHEYRGRPLPAYEISYETPQNLKAYVAIENGAFQTVRHRDWRWFDFLWMTHTMDYQGRDNFNTLVLRGFSLLGLITVLSGFLLWYTSSPTIRKIIKKKRK, encoded by the coding sequence ATGGTCAACAGAAAAACAGCAAAATGGATTAGAAAAGCACACCGTTACTTGGGTATCTTCTTAGGTATCCAGTTTTTGATGTGGACGATTAGCGGGATGTATTTCAGTTGGACAGATATAGATGAAATTCACGGCGACCAGTTTAAAAAAGTAGCACCTAAACAGAAGTCTTTTAACGATTTACTCGGTACATCTCAACTCGATACAGAGCAACCAATCCAAACTTTAGAACTATTGGAAATTGCAAACGAACCTTACTATTGGATTAATGAAACACAACTTATTAATGCCAGAACAGGACATAAGAAAAATGGGGTTTCTGAAGAAGAGGCGCAAGAAGTTGCAAATAGGTATATGCTAACCGATTTAAAAATAGCTGAAATTCAACGGGTCGATACGGTAGGGCAGCATCACGAATATCGTGGTCGTCCACTTCCGGCGTATGAAATTTCGTATGAAACACCTCAAAATTTAAAGGCCTACGTGGCCATTGAAAATGGCGCATTTCAAACGGTAAGACACAGGGATTGGCGTTGGTTCGATTTCCTTTGGATGACACACACTATGGATTATCAAGGTAGAGACAATTTTAACACATTAGTATTGCGAGGGTTTTCACTATTAGGGTTGATTACTGTATTAAGTGGTTTTTTACTTTGGTACACGTCATCCCCAACCATTAGAAAAATAATTAAAAAGAAACGAAAATAA
- a CDS encoding DUF305 domain-containing protein, which yields MENSNQNSKKNNYTKFVGMLAASFVAMYITMYLNSYQLDHVYFSLTRFYMGCLGIAAMAIIMFVAMRNMYQNKKKNIAIVLGSIVLFVGALGLVRDQKSTVGDILWMKAMIPHHSIAILTSERADIQDPEVKKLAEDIIKAQEKEIAEMKAMIKRLENNK from the coding sequence ATGGAAAATTCAAATCAAAATTCAAAAAAAAACAATTACACAAAATTTGTAGGTATGCTGGCGGCATCATTTGTGGCAATGTACATTACAATGTACCTAAACTCTTATCAATTAGATCACGTCTATTTTAGCCTTACTCGTTTTTATATGGGTTGCTTGGGTATTGCTGCTATGGCCATTATAATGTTTGTGGCGATGCGTAATATGTACCAAAACAAAAAGAAGAATATCGCCATTGTTTTGGGTAGCATTGTGCTATTTGTTGGTGCATTAGGATTGGTACGCGATCAGAAGTCAACGGTAGGAGACATATTGTGGATGAAAGCAATGATACCTCACCACTCTATTGCGATTTTAACAAGTGAGCGTGCTGATATCCAAGATCCAGAAGTTAAAAAGTTAGCTGAAGATATTATCAAGGCACAAGAAAAGGAAATTGCAGAAATGAAAGCAATGATAAAACGATTGGAAAATAACAAATAA
- a CDS encoding efflux RND transporter periplasmic adaptor subunit, whose amino-acid sequence MNKNIIYISVALIVGLLGGFLLFGGGSADKATNNAKDTHDHSEEIASNQMWTCSMHPQIMQPEPGDCPICGMDLIPAESGADGLNANEIKMTDNAMALANIQTSLVGKGQMGNNSLKLSGKIKANEESNAVQVTYFGGRIEKLYVNSTGERVGAGQRLATIYSPELVAAQQELLTASSLKESQPELYKAVRNKLKLWKLSEKQINAIETAGKVQENFPVFATVSGTVTMKMVEEGDYLKQGQPLYKIANLNTVWAEFDAYENQIASLKEGQTIKVTTNAYRNEVFDAKVSFIDPLLNSATRTVVVRAVLQNKKDLFKPGMFVEGIIEGTQTSTENTVSVPSTAVMWTGERSVVYVKTNPNEAIFEMREVLLGNANGDSYTILEGLKNGDEVVTNGTFTVDAAAQLQGKKSMMNASGGKTMTGHEGHLGMQEDNSGENTNEANHSQMKERIEVSNKFQNQLKQVFDDYILLKDALVNDDAKGAQQAGKQINQSLKKVDMKLLSDEKAHNHWMTIQKELKTSANTIENDSDIATQRAHFKHLSAHMISSVQLFGVNENVYIQFCPMADNNKGAYWISLEKEVRNPYYGEAMLTCGEVNATLK is encoded by the coding sequence ATGAATAAAAACATCATTTATATAAGTGTTGCCTTGATTGTTGGCCTGTTAGGCGGCTTTCTACTATTCGGTGGAGGTTCTGCGGACAAAGCAACAAATAATGCGAAAGACACCCACGACCATTCAGAAGAAATTGCTTCTAATCAAATGTGGACGTGTTCTATGCATCCACAGATTATGCAACCAGAACCTGGGGATTGTCCCATTTGTGGAATGGATTTAATTCCAGCCGAATCTGGTGCAGATGGTCTCAATGCCAATGAAATAAAAATGACCGATAACGCAATGGCACTGGCCAATATCCAAACATCACTTGTAGGAAAAGGACAAATGGGAAATAATTCCCTTAAATTATCTGGTAAGATAAAAGCTAATGAAGAGTCAAATGCCGTACAGGTTACATATTTTGGAGGAAGAATAGAAAAACTGTACGTTAATTCTACAGGAGAACGTGTTGGAGCAGGACAACGCTTGGCAACTATTTATTCGCCAGAATTGGTTGCTGCACAGCAAGAACTGCTTACCGCTTCATCATTAAAAGAATCGCAACCAGAATTGTATAAGGCTGTTAGGAACAAACTTAAACTTTGGAAACTTTCCGAAAAGCAAATCAACGCCATAGAAACTGCTGGGAAAGTGCAAGAAAACTTTCCGGTTTTTGCAACCGTTTCAGGAACGGTAACAATGAAAATGGTAGAAGAAGGGGATTATTTAAAGCAAGGACAACCCTTATATAAAATTGCGAATCTCAATACAGTATGGGCAGAATTTGATGCTTATGAAAATCAAATTGCATCCCTAAAAGAAGGGCAAACTATTAAAGTGACCACAAATGCTTATCGCAATGAGGTTTTTGATGCAAAAGTCTCATTCATCGACCCCTTATTAAATTCTGCAACTAGAACGGTGGTTGTAAGAGCGGTCTTGCAAAATAAGAAAGACCTCTTTAAACCGGGAATGTTTGTGGAAGGTATAATTGAGGGTACGCAAACAAGCACCGAGAATACCGTTTCCGTACCGTCAACCGCTGTTATGTGGACGGGAGAACGCTCTGTAGTCTATGTCAAAACAAACCCTAATGAAGCTATTTTTGAAATGAGGGAAGTTTTATTGGGCAATGCCAATGGCGATAGTTATACCATTCTTGAAGGTTTAAAGAATGGAGATGAAGTCGTAACTAACGGAACGTTTACCGTAGATGCCGCTGCACAATTACAGGGAAAAAAAAGTATGATGAATGCATCTGGTGGTAAAACAATGACAGGCCACGAAGGGCATTTGGGAATGCAAGAAGATAATTCTGGAGAAAATACAAATGAAGCCAACCATTCTCAAATGAAAGAAAGGATTGAAGTTTCAAACAAATTTCAGAATCAGTTAAAACAGGTTTTTGATGATTATATCCTTTTAAAAGATGCTTTGGTAAATGATGATGCCAAGGGCGCTCAGCAGGCAGGAAAACAAATAAACCAATCTTTGAAAAAAGTGGATATGAAATTATTATCTGATGAAAAAGCACATAACCATTGGATGACCATTCAAAAAGAACTAAAGACCTCGGCTAATACTATTGAGAACGATTCAGATATAGCAACACAAAGAGCACATTTTAAACATCTTTCTGCGCATATGATAAGTAGCGTGCAACTTTTTGGTGTTAACGAAAATGTATATATCCAGTTTTGTCCAATGGCCGATAACAATAAGGGAGCTTATTGGATTAGTTTGGAAAAAGAGGTGCGAAACCCATATTATGGAGAGGCTATGTTAACCTGTGGCGAAGTAAATGCAACTTTAAAATAA
- a CDS encoding helix-turn-helix domain-containing protein, whose translation MNEIIHIKNMVCPRCISAVSNILEQLEILYVSIKLGEVKLVSSLSVQTKNGLSKALQSSGFSLIDDRKSQLIEQMKTLVVDKIHHSSEELNFKWADIVTGELNLDYKYLSSLFSSVESITFEQYIINQKIERVKELIVYDELTLSEIAFQLHYSSVAYLSNQFKKVTGMTPTQFKKSTNQNRKSLDEI comes from the coding sequence ATGAATGAGATTATCCATATTAAAAATATGGTCTGCCCAAGATGTATCTCGGCGGTATCTAATATTTTGGAACAACTTGAAATACTGTATGTTTCTATAAAATTGGGGGAGGTTAAATTAGTTTCTTCATTAAGTGTCCAGACCAAAAATGGTCTTTCCAAAGCGCTTCAAAGTTCAGGTTTTAGTTTGATTGACGACCGTAAAAGTCAACTTATTGAACAAATGAAAACATTGGTTGTAGATAAAATCCATCATTCTTCCGAGGAGCTCAATTTCAAATGGGCAGATATTGTTACAGGCGAACTTAACTTGGATTATAAATATTTAAGTTCACTTTTTTCGTCGGTAGAAAGTATTACGTTCGAGCAGTATATCATAAACCAGAAAATTGAACGTGTTAAAGAACTTATAGTTTACGATGAATTAACCTTGAGTGAGATAGCTTTTCAACTACATTATAGTAGTGTCGCGTATTTAAGCAATCAGTTTAAAAAGGTTACAGGAATGACACCTACACAGTTTAAAAAAAGCACAAATCAGAATCGCAAATCTTTGGATGAGATTTAA
- a CDS encoding ArsR/SmtB family transcription factor — protein MKLEISCTRAEADHKQLLNCRTTIDGMANGFDKISKLLSISGNEVRLKILFLLNMENELCPCDLSDILGMSVPAVSQHIRKMKDAGIISSRREGQTLYYSLNKDETDILNSIFKSIKLERKIA, from the coding sequence ATGAAACTAGAAATATCCTGTACAAGAGCTGAGGCTGACCATAAGCAGTTACTAAACTGTAGAACTACCATTGACGGTATGGCTAATGGTTTCGATAAAATATCGAAACTACTATCCATTTCAGGTAATGAGGTGCGCTTAAAAATCCTATTCTTATTAAATATGGAAAATGAACTATGTCCTTGTGATTTATCTGATATTTTAGGTATGAGCGTGCCAGCAGTTTCACAGCATATACGAAAAATGAAAGATGCAGGTATTATAAGCTCAAGGAGAGAAGGCCAAACATTATACTATTCATTGAATAAGGATGAGACGGATATTCTGAATAGTATTTTTAAGTCAATCAAATTAGAAAGAAAAATAGCCTAA
- the merTP gene encoding mercuric transport protein MerTP, whose translation MKTEKTSKNAAYTGLFAAVAASSCCIPPVIALIAGVGGSASALSWMEPFRPYLIGVAIVAIGYAWYDYLKPKKAEDCCEVDAKPKWFQTKGFLIGITLFAAISISFPYYSHIFYPDNKKEVVIVNQSNIQTLNFEVEGMTCASCEQHVTHAVNNLEGIVNVNASYEKANAKVEFDNSKTTKEDIEKAINSTGYKVINK comes from the coding sequence ATGAAAACAGAAAAAACATCAAAAAATGCAGCATATACAGGTTTGTTTGCTGCTGTAGCCGCATCATCTTGTTGCATACCACCAGTTATTGCATTAATTGCAGGCGTTGGAGGAAGTGCTTCCGCTTTATCTTGGATGGAACCTTTTAGACCCTATTTAATTGGTGTCGCTATAGTAGCAATTGGATATGCGTGGTATGATTATTTAAAACCGAAAAAAGCAGAGGATTGTTGTGAAGTAGATGCAAAACCAAAGTGGTTTCAAACCAAAGGATTTTTAATAGGAATTACACTATTTGCGGCTATCTCAATTAGCTTTCCATATTACTCTCACATTTTTTATCCTGATAATAAGAAAGAAGTGGTTATAGTGAATCAATCTAACATTCAAACTTTAAATTTTGAGGTTGAAGGTATGACTTGCGCTTCTTGTGAACAACACGTAACGCACGCAGTTAATAATTTAGAAGGTATTGTAAATGTAAATGCTTCCTATGAAAAAGCTAACGCAAAAGTAGAATTCGATAATTCGAAAACTACTAAAGAGGATATAGAAAAAGCAATTAATTCTACAGGTTATAAAGTAATTAATAAATAA
- a CDS encoding YncE family protein, with translation MKNYITIFLFAFVITSCKENKKETDSTAVENKLTTQDIDYPVIKVGKGPDALFLTPNKSFLYVANVEDTLISVIDTQTDKVLKNIEGIRYPWGFVQLAESNLVAVSGYDKQVVIIDFDNHTILKEKLFKTHIGGITANRKGDLIYVIAIDDNKVLQLDATNLNILKTFPTGKGPDGIGISENDSKLFVTNTEDGSISVIDIETGKKSIIKTGGKPELIHGNKDHSLLYISNFFGNKIHIIDTEKGEIVKEIEGVKTPEEAVLSKDENILYVVSFDLSEVFVYDAVTLEKQSVTYKTGNKPIGVMPVGNKLYVSNYGDNSISIISK, from the coding sequence GTGAAAAATTATATAACCATCTTTCTTTTTGCTTTTGTAATTACTTCTTGTAAAGAAAATAAAAAAGAAACGGATTCAACCGCAGTTGAAAATAAGCTAACTACACAGGATATCGATTATCCAGTTATTAAAGTTGGCAAAGGACCAGATGCCTTATTTCTAACACCCAATAAATCATTTTTATATGTTGCAAATGTGGAGGATACATTAATTTCAGTTATTGATACCCAAACAGATAAAGTATTAAAAAACATAGAAGGCATAAGGTATCCGTGGGGTTTTGTTCAGTTAGCAGAAAGTAATTTGGTTGCTGTTAGTGGTTACGATAAGCAAGTGGTTATCATTGATTTTGACAATCATACCATTCTAAAAGAAAAATTATTTAAAACTCATATAGGTGGAATTACTGCAAATAGAAAAGGAGATTTAATTTATGTAATAGCAATAGATGACAATAAAGTGTTGCAACTGGATGCTACTAATCTCAATATATTAAAAACATTCCCTACAGGAAAAGGACCAGATGGAATAGGCATCTCGGAGAATGATTCAAAGCTGTTTGTTACCAATACGGAAGATGGAAGCATTTCTGTGATTGATATAGAAACAGGAAAAAAATCCATCATTAAAACAGGTGGAAAACCAGAACTTATACACGGAAACAAAGACCATTCACTACTATATATAAGTAATTTCTTTGGAAACAAAATTCATATTATAGATACCGAAAAAGGAGAAATTGTAAAGGAAATAGAAGGTGTAAAAACACCAGAAGAAGCAGTCTTATCCAAAGATGAAAATATATTATACGTTGTAAGTTTTGATTTGTCAGAAGTTTTCGTGTATGATGCGGTTACACTCGAAAAGCAATCTGTTACTTATAAAACAGGTAATAAACCCATTGGCGTAATGCCCGTTGGCAACAAATTATATGTTTCTAATTATGGAGACAATTCAATATCAATAATCAGTAAATAA
- a CDS encoding heavy-metal-associated domain-containing protein, with protein MKNIILIPVLALILFSVEATAQNKNLETQKVETSVDEQNLTTIQFKITGITCAGCSNGIYKAVKEVDGVTEHSVEYPGDIAVIQFDKTKTSIEALKAVIEKKGYKVEILKDKA; from the coding sequence ATGAAAAATATTATTTTAATTCCCGTTCTAGCTTTAATTCTATTTTCTGTTGAAGCCACCGCACAAAACAAAAACTTGGAAACACAAAAAGTCGAAACGTCTGTAGATGAACAAAATTTGACAACTATTCAGTTCAAAATAACAGGAATAACCTGTGCTGGTTGTTCTAACGGTATCTATAAAGCAGTTAAAGAGGTTGATGGTGTTACTGAGCATTCTGTTGAATACCCAGGCGACATTGCAGTTATACAATTCGATAAAACAAAGACGAGTATCGAAGCCTTAAAAGCTGTAATTGAGAAGAAAGGGTATAAAGTAGAAATACTAAAGGATAAAGCATAG